In a single window of the Astyanax mexicanus isolate ESR-SI-001 unplaced genomic scaffold, AstMex3_surface scaffold_34, whole genome shotgun sequence genome:
- the LOC111196219 gene encoding zinc finger protein OZF-like, which yields MVSKSSGSQKTTPASTGNETTNRTKQTSQVKKKESHQCPECGKNLTTKNGLRIHRRIHTGEKPYQCSDCGKRFKEQCGLQIHKRLHTGEKPYECSDCGKSFNSKGNLNLHERVHTGEKPYKCSECGKCFRVQSSLDEHQYVHTGVKPYPCLKCDKSFSRLNNLVDHERIHTGEKPFQCTECGKSFTLKRHLKEHMRIHTGEKPYQCSECKKSFARLSNLQKHQLIHTGKKTYQCSECKKSFARLRSLQIHQRIHTGEKPYQCSVCGQSFRAQSNLISHRSTHTQLRPHECSDCGKYFKEVRALKIHKRIHTGEKPFNCTLCGKSFTTHSNLISHKLIHTDEKPFQCSLCEKAFSNSKALKIHKRIHTGEKPYHCSHCDKSFLRRRGLQSHQYIHKEIKPHQCTQCEKSFIRKRCLQRHQHSHTGERPYHCTECEKTFTAEFLLVLHQRRIHAKEKKYHCEECAKSFTNKKIFKNHQRLHIKEKKYRCSECGKSCTNVRNLQKHQSLHAREKRMHRCSECGESFTVKRNLLKHQRLHTAAESQESSPSNESSAEEWDEDRSD from the exons ATGGTGTCTAAAAGCTCCGGTTCTCAGAAAACAACCCCTGCTTCCACTGGTAATGAAACAACTAACAGGACGAAACAAACGAGTCAAGTGAAAAAGAAGGAATCACATCAGTGCCCTGAATGCGGGAAGAATTTAACTACAAAGAATGGTCTCCGAATACACCGGcggattcacactggagagaaaccgtatcagtgctctgaTTGTGGTAAACGTTTTAAAGAACAGTGTGGCCTTCAAATACACAAGCgccttcacactggagagaaaccgtatgagtgctcagactgcgggaagagcttCAATAGCAAGGGTAATCTAAACTTACAcgagcgcgttcacactggagagaaaccatataagtgctcagagtgtgggaagtgtTTTAGAGTACAGAGCAGTCTGGATGAACACCAGTACGTTCACACTGGAGTGAAACCGTATCCGTGCCTAAAGTGTGACAAGAGCTTTTCTAGACTAAATAATCTTGTAGATCATGagcgtattcacactggagagaaaccgtttcagtgcacagagtgtgggaagagctttacttTAAAAAGACATCTTAAAGAACACATgagaattcacacaggagagaaaccgtatcagtgttcagagtgcAAGAAGAGCTTTGCTAGGCTAAGCAATCTCCAAAAACatcagctcattcacacaggaaagaaaacgtatcagtgttcagagtgcAAGAAGAGCTTCGCTAGGCTACGCAGTCtccaaatacatcagcgcattcacactggagagaaaccgtatcaatgctcagtgTGTGGACAGAGTTTTAGGGCACAGAGTAATCTAATATCACACCGAAGTACTCACACACAGTTGAGACCTCACGAGTGCtcggattgtgggaaatattttaaagaagtGCGAGCTCTTAAAATAcacaagcgcattcacactggagagaaaccgtttaaCTGCACGTTGTGCGGAAAGAGTTTTACCACGCATTCTAATCTGATATCACACAAGCTCATTCACACTGATGAGAAACCGTTTCAGTGCTCGCTGTGCGAGAAGGCTTTTTCTAACAGCAAAGCTCTTAAAATACACAAACGTATTCACACTGGGGAGAAGCCGTATCACTGCTCACATTGTGACAAGAGTTTTTTGAGGCGGCGTGGTCTACAATCTCACCAGTACATTCATAAAGAAATCAAACCGCATCAGTGCACACAGTGTGAAAAGAGTTTTATAAGAAAGCGTTGTCTCCAAAGACACCAGCACTCTCACACTGGAGAGAGGCCTTATCACTGCACGGAGTGCGAGAAGACGTTTACTGCAGAGTTTCTCCTTGTACTGCACCAGCGGCGCATTCACGCCAAAGAGAAAAAATATCACTGCGAAGAGTGCGCCAAGAGTTTTACGAATAAGAAGATtttcaaaaaccaccagcgcctTCATATCAAAGAGAAGAAGTATCGGTGCTCGGAGTGTGGGAAGAGCTGTACAAATGTGAGgaatctccaaaaacaccagagCCTTCATGCCAGAGAAAAAAGAATGCATCGGTGCTCAGAGTGTGGAGAGAGTTTTACAGTTAAGAGGAATCTTCTAAAACACCAGCGCCTTCATACTGCCGCAGAGAGCCAGGAAAGTTCACCATCAAACGAGAG TTCTGCAGAGGAGTGGGACGAAGACAGATCTGACTAA